One window of Apteryx mantelli isolate bAptMan1 chromosome 8, bAptMan1.hap1, whole genome shotgun sequence genomic DNA carries:
- the LOC136992544 gene encoding myomegalin-like, whose product MANGYRTLSQHLNDLKKENFSLKLRIYFLEERVQQKGEGSRDDVYRRNIELKVEVESLKRELQEKQQALDKTWVAAENQTNRSEAALRQQYEERQRESEHVYELLENKIQLLQEEARLARSEAEKAAALAKAETERCQELAAKLKEAAGRKEEGRQAEDRSVLAQKDRRIEELSRELAARSQLVELLAAGRCDLPRRPQEPAAARAQAPRLLRTRGVAARRHLET is encoded by the exons ATGGCTAACGGCTACCGCACGCTCTCCCAGCACCTCAATGACCTCAAAAAGGAGAATTTCAGCCTCAAGCTGCGCATCTACTTCCTGGAGGAGCGCGTGCAGCAGAAGGGCGAGGGCAGCCGGGACGATGTCTACCGGCGG AACATCGAGCTGAAGGTAGAGGTGGAGAGCCTGAAacgggagctgcaggagaagcagcaggccCTGGATAAAACATG GGTGGCCGCGGAGAACCAGACAAACCGCAGCGAGGCAGCGCTCCGGCAGCAGTATGAGGAGCGGCAGCGGGAGTCGGAGCACGTCTACGAGCTCCTGGAGAACAAGatccagctcctgcaggag GAAGCCAGGCTGGCCAGGAGCGAGGCGGAGAAGGCTGCGGCGCTGGCCAAAGCTGAGACGGAGCGGTGCCAGGAGCTGGCCGCGAAGCTGAAGGAGGCggcggggaggaaggaggagggcagGCAAGCCGAGGACCGCAGTGTGCTGGCCCAGAAGGACCG GAGGATCGAGGAGCTGAGCCGGGAGCTGGCGGCCAGGAGCCAGCTCGTGGAGCTGCTGGCGGCCGGGCGGTGCGACCTGCCGCGGCGGCCGCAggagcccgcggccgcccgggcgcag GCGCCGCGGCTGCTGCGCACGCGCGGGGTTGCTGCCCGCCGCCATCTTGAAACCTGA
- the PHGDH gene encoding D-3-phosphoglycerate dehydrogenase: protein MAVANLQKVLISDSLDPCCGEILRAGGIGVVEKPGLSREELLLEIRDCDGLIVRSATKVTADVLGAAERLQVVGRAGTGVDNVDVEAATRKGVLVMNTPAGNSLSAAELTCGMILCLARQIPQAAASMKEGKWDRKKYMGMELNGKTLGVLGLGRIGREVATRMQAFGMKTIGYDPIITPEDSAAFGVQQLPLEQIWPQCDFITVHTPLLPSTTGLLNDSTFAKCRRGVQVVNCARGGIVDEGALLRALRSGQCGGAALDVFTQEPPKDRDLVNHPNVICCPHLGASTREAQSRCGKEIAMQIVDMATGKGLAGVVNGQALSKAFAPQTKPWITLAKALGTVLQNTAKQAHGNMQVCTLGTPLQEAGSYLAPAVVSGMLAGGTQKEVTLVNALLLAQEAGLKVTTTHNNAAPEPNSSAGLLQVALQGTPHRAAGTVQGSTPVLRELNGATFKQPAPLAGPVLIYRAKASEPSTLPALAGLLGKAGLQLQSYHSSGTVAGEQWSIAGLSAPLPDLGELKPRVTEVFQLQL, encoded by the exons ATGGCGGTGGCCAACCTGCAGAAGGTGCTGATCAGCGACAGCCTGGACCCCTGCTGCGGGGAGATCCTGCGGGCCGGCGGCATCGGCGTGGTGGAGAAGCCCGGGCTGAGCagggaggagctgctgctggagatcagg GACTGCGACGGGCTCATCGTCCGCTCGGCCACCAAAGTCACCGCCGACGTCCTCGGCGCGGCCGAGAGGCTGCAGGTGGTGGGCCGGGCCGGCACCGGCGTGGACAACGTCGACGTGGAGGCGGCCACGAGGAAGGGCGTCCTGGTGATGAA CACACCTGCCGGGAACAGCCTCAGCGCCGCTGAGCTCACCTGCGGGATGATCCTGTGCTTGGCCAG GCAGATCCCCCAGGCAGCCGCCTCCATGAAGGAAGGCAAATGGGACCGTAAGAAG TACATGGGGATGGAGCTGAACGGGAAAACGCTGGGTGTGCTGGGCCTGGGCCGCATCGGCAGAGAGGTGGCCACCCGGATGCAGGCTTTCGGCATGAAG ACCATAGGCTACGACCCCATCATCACCCCCGAGGACTCGGCCGCCTTCGGCGTGCAGCAGCTGCCGCTGGAGCAGATCTGGCCCCAGTGCGACTTCATCACGGtgcacacacctctgctgccctccACCACGG GGCTCCTGAACGACAGCACCTTCGCCAAGTGCCGCCGCGGCGTGCAGGTGGTGAACTGCGCCCGAGGCGGCATCGTGGACGAGGGCGCACTGCTGCGGGCGCTGCGCTCGGGGCAGTGCGGGGGAGCCGCGCTGGACGTCTTCACGCAG GAGCCCCCGAAGGACCGTGACCTGGTGAACCACCCCAACGTCATCTGCTGCCCGCACCTGGGCGCCAGCACGCGGGAGGCGCAGAGCCGCTGCGGCAAGGAGATCGCCATGCAGATAGTGGACATGGCCACGGGAAAGGGGCTGGCTGGCGTG GTCAATGGCCAGGCTCTCAGCAAGGCCTTCGCACCCCAGACCAAGCCTTGGATCACCCTGGCCAAGGCCTTGGGCACAGTGCTGCAGAACACAGCCAAGCAAGCACACGGCAACATGCAGGTCTGCACCCTAG GGACACCCTTGCAGGAGGCTGGGAGCTACCTGGCACCCGCTGTGGTCTCAGGCATGCTGGCCGGAGGGACGCAGAAGGAGGTGACCCTGGTGAACGCCCTGCTGCTCGCCCAGGAAGCTGGGCTGAAG GTCACGACCACCCACAACAATGCGGCTCCCGAGCCCAACAGCAGCGCCGGCTTGCTGCAGGTGGCCCTGCAGGGCACCCCGCACCGGGCCGCGGGGACGGTGCAGGGCAGCACCCCGGTGCTGCGGGAGCTCAATGGAGCCACCTTCAAGCAGCCGGCCCCGCTAGCCGGCCCCGTGCTCATCTACAGAGCCAAAGCCTCCGAGCCCAGCACGCTGCCCGCGCTCGCCG GGCTGCTGGGGAAAGCGGGGCTCCAGCTCCAGTCCTACCACAGCTCCGGCACGGTGGCGGGCGAGCAGTGGAGCATCGCGGGGCTCTCGGCCCCCCTGCCCGACCTCGGCGAGCTCAAGCCCCGCGTGACCGAGgtcttccagctccagctgtag
- the HMGCS2 gene encoding hydroxymethylglutaryl-CoA synthase, mitochondrial, with the protein MLRLVGRAARCWGARRGPERAAPCATATQRARLSGAAGSGTWPKDVGVLALEVYFPAQYVEQAELERFDGVEAGKYTRGLGQQQMGFCTAHEDINSLCLTVVQRLVERARLSWDAIGRLEVGTETVVDKSKAVKTVLMQLFRDSGNSDVEGIDTTNACYGGTASLFNAADWVESSSWDGRYAVVVCGDIAVYATGNARPTGGAGAIAMLVGPNAPLALERGLRGTHMEHAYDFYKPDLASEYPVVDGPLSIQCYLRALDRCYATYRRKAESQRQQAGARQPFTLDDFKFVIFHTPFCKLVQKSVGRLLLNDFLAAPNPDTAAGRYKGLQPFRGVKLEDTYTSKEVEKAFQAASQEIFNQKTKPSLLLSSRNGNMYTPSMYGCLASLLAQSSARDLAGSRIGAFSYGSGLAASMFSFRVSPDAAPGSPLDKLVSSLADLPARLDARKRVAPQDFAEIMKRREDTHHLADHTPHGSAADLFPGTWYLTRVDDKYRREYARKPL; encoded by the exons ATGTTGCGCTTGGTGGGCCGCGCGGCGCGCTGCtggggggcccggcgggggccggAGCGGGCGGCCCCGTGTGCCACAGCCACGCAGAGGGCACG CCTCTCCGGGGCGGCCGGCTCGGGCACCTGGCCCAAGGACGTGGGCGTCCTAGCGCTGGAGGTGTACTTCCCCGCGCAGTACGTGGAGCAGGCGGAGCTGGAGCGCTTCGACGGCGTGGAGGCCGGCAAGTACACGCGGGGCCTGGGCCAGCAGCAGATGGGCTTCTGCACTGCCCACGAGGACATCAACTCCCTGTGCCTGACGGTGGTGCAGCGGCTGGTGGAGCGCGCGCGCCTCTCCTGGGACGCCATCGGCCGCCTCGAGGTGGGCACCGAGACCGTCGTCGACAAGTCCAAGGCCGTTAAGACTGTCCTCATGCAGCTCTTCCGCGACTCGGGCAACAGCGACGTGGAGGGCATCGACACCACCAACGCCTGCTACGGCGGCACGGCCTCGCTCTTCAACGCGGCCGACTGGGTTGAGTCCAGCTCCTGGGACG GCCGCTACGCTGTGGTGGTGTGTGGGGACATCGCCGTCTATGCCACGGGGAACGCCCGCCCCACGGGGGGTGCCGGTGCCATCGCCATGCTGGTGGGACCCAACGCCCCCCTTGCGCTGGAGAGAG GCCTGCGGGGGACCCACATGGAGCACGCCTACGACTTCTACAAGCCGGACCTGGCCTCCGAGTACCCGGTGGTGGACGGGCCCCTCTCCATCCAGTGCTACCTGCGGGCGCTGGACCGGTGCTACGCCACGTACCGCCGCAAGGCCGAGAGCCAGCGGCAGCAGG CTGGCGCCCGCCAGCCCTTCACCCTCGACGACTTCAAGTTCGTCATCTTCCACACGCCGTTCTGCAAGCTGGTGCAGAAGTCGGTGGGGCGGCTGCTGCTGAACGACTTCCTCGCCGCCCCCAACCCCGACACGGCCGCCGGCCGCTACAAGGGGCTGCAGCCTTTCCG CGGCGTGAAGCTGGAGGACACCTACACCAGCAAGGAGGTGGAGAAGGCGTTCCAGGCGGCCAGCCAGGAGATCTTCAACCAGAAGACCAAGCCCTCGCTGCTCCTGTCCTCCCGCAACGGCAACATGTACACGCCGTCCATGTACGGCTGCCTGGCCTCCCTGCTGGCACA GTCCTCGGCGCGGGACCTGGCCGGCTCCCGGATCGGGGCCTTCTCCTACGGCTCGGGCCTGGCCGCCAGCATGTTCTCCTTCCGCGTCTCGCCGGACGCTGCCCCGG GCTCGCCCCTGGACAAGCTGGTGTCCAGCCTGGCGGACCTGCCCGCTCGCCTGGACGCCCGCAAGCGCGTCGCCCCGCAGGACTTCGCCGAGATCATGAAGCGGCGGGAGGACACCCACCACTTGG CCGACCACACTCCCCACGGCTCCGCCGCGGACCTCTTCCCCGGCACCTGGTACCTGACGCGGGTGGACGACAAGTACCGCCGGGAGTACGCCAGGAAGCCGCTCTag
- the REG4 gene encoding regenerating islet-derived protein 4 translates to MPLPESQAKLLFLPISVRQGTLRRRMAAAARLALLLLLLLGCVDLLQGSRVRYLLHCPPGWSYYKLSCFKYFRQLRSWDEAEAQCQASHPGAHLAWVEEPREAATLGKAISYHQRTQPVWIGLRSPRQGQAWSWANGADYSKASGLPGSGAHGGACAVLPHLGGFTRWSGADCAQRHHFLCKFAPAP, encoded by the exons ATGCCACTCCCAGAGAGCCAGGCGAAGCTGTTATTCCTCCCGATCTCTGTACGGCAG GGGACGCTGCGGAGGAGGATGGCGGCAGCGGCCAGActcgccctgctgctgctgctgctgctgggctgcgtGGACCTCCTGCAAGGCTCCC GCGTCCGCtacctgctccactgccccccGGGCTGGTCCTACTACAAGCTCAGCTGCTTCAAGTATTTCCGGCAGCTCCGGAGCTGGGACGAGGCCGAG GCGCAGTGCCAGGCCAGCCACCCCGGCGCCCACCTGGCCTGGGTGGAGGAGCCGCGCGAGGCGGCCACACTCGGCAAGGCCATCTCCTACCACCAGCGCACCCAGCCCGTCTGGATCGGCCTCCGCTCCCCGCGCCAG GGCCAAGCCTGGAGCTGGGCCAACGGGGCCGACTACAGCAAGGCCAGCGGGCTCCCGGGCAGCGGCGCCCACGGCGGCGCCTGCGCCGTGCTCCCCCACCTCGGCG GCTTCACCCGCTGGTCCGGCGCCGACTGCGCCCAGCGGCACCACTTCCTCTGCAAGTTCGCTCCCGCGCCCtga